A genome region from Magnolia sinica isolate HGM2019 chromosome 8, MsV1, whole genome shotgun sequence includes the following:
- the LOC131253586 gene encoding non-specific lipid-transfer protein 1-like, whose amino-acid sequence MAHFNLRTFACLMLACFLFVAPHTEADVSCGAVISALNPCMGYLRSGGALDGSCCSGVVSLNNGARTTADRRATCTCLQKAAKGISGLDMGRAGSLPSKCGVNIPYKISLSTNCATVK is encoded by the exons aTGGCGCACTTTAACCTTCGAACGTTCGCATGCTTAATGCTAGCATGCTTTCTGTTCGTAGCTCCTCACACAGAGGCTGATGTTTCATGTGGAGCGGTGATCAGTGCCTTAAACCCGTGCATGGGTTACCTTCGATCTGGTGGTGCACTCGATGGCTCGTGCTGCAGTGGTGtggtgagcctcaacaacggaGCCCGAACCACGGCCGACCGTCGTGCTACGTGCACTTGCCTTCAGAAAGCTGCGAAGGGGATATCGGGGCTTGACATGGGTCGAGCCGGTTCGCTTCCCAGCAAATGTGGGGTTAACATCCCTTACAAGATCAGCCTCTCTACCAACTGCGCAAC TGTTAAGTGA